The Thermothelomyces thermophilus ATCC 42464 chromosome 4, complete sequence region CTGGTGGTCGCGCCGTACGTCCCCGAGTAGTCGGCGCCGTCGAGGGCACAGTTGGCCGCGCACGACTGGTTGTCGGCGCAGATGGTCGAGTTCCACTCGTTGGCCGTATAGCAGTTGGTGTAGCCATTCTTGTCGTGCACCCAGCGCCAGTTGGAGTCGATGACCAACTCTCCCTTTACGCTCGTGCAGGAGCCCCCGGAGCTGCACCTTTGCCAGGTCATCCTGGGGTGCGTTTCGGTGGTGTAGGTACCGACCTGCTGGGCGGCGGCCTTGCCCACGAAAACGGTGGCGACGAGTGTGAGAATGTTGGGGTGCATCTTGGACCAACGTACGTTTCAGTAGGCGAGTGACTTACCTGATGCGATATTGGAGGTGATGCGTCTGGTTTGCAAGAGCCAGACCGCCAGAGAGAGCCTCCTTTTGTATTCAGCTCTTCGAATCCGTTGGGGTAAAACAAACCTGCGGCAGCATGGGCCTGGAAGCCGACGCATAATCTCATGAACACCGAGCTAAACATGGCCAAGCCTCGGTGGGCGAGGCAATATACACGACTACGCCCCGTTCTCCTTTACAATACAGTCCCCCGAGCAATATAACTTCATTCCAGGCACCGTCCGTTTTTACTTGGCCCCGGTCGGAGGGGACTGGGATGTGTCGAACATGACAGAGACCCGCTCAGTCCAAGACCATACATACCAACAACAGTTGAGAAGCATAGAGAAGACTGTCGGCTTGGAGGTTGCCCATGAAGTGTGTGAGGGGTGCTCAAGGAAGAAGTAATGCTACAGATCTTCGCAACATCGCCCCGAGGTTCCCAACTCTCCCGCTCTCTCGTCCATGGAGTAGCGACTCCGATTGAGCCCAAACAGGAGGGCGGAGCTTGAACATCCCAATCCACAGTTTGGGCCCGGTCGATAGTCCGATCCACTAAGCCTTCCCCGGGTTGCGGTGAACGGTATGCTCCAACCCTGTCCGTCTGGTCTGCTCTATGGGAGCGACAAAGAGCGCCGAAATATTTGAAGAATATTGCCAATGTAGCAAAGAAAGCATGCGGACCATGTGACGGAGGGGTAGGTAGCTCGAGCAACTGCTGGTCACAGTGGAACGTTGCCCATCCCGCCACATGCCACCGCGGCTGGTGCGACCTCCGGCTTGTAAGTGACGGGCCCACTTGCGCTTCGCGGTACCAAATTGAGAACCCAGACATTTTGAAGACCGCCGGCAGAGGCATTGCTGGGGAAAGCCGAAGAACAATGGAGGCTCGTATGGTGGTGAGCGAGAGCTGAGGCTGTTGACAGAGGTGTCGCTGTTGAATCCTCATACGACAATGAACATTCCTAAGGTAGGTTCGAAATATTAACGAGATAAGTTGAGAGATCTCCAACTTGGCAAGAGCCTCAACTCGGGAGAGCCGCCGGGGCGGGAAGGTCTAGACCGGGCTTCAATTGGGCACCGGTGTTGAGCTAGCTGCCCACATAGGAAACAAGGTGGTCTAGAACTCTCAACACCAGCTGTTATTTGATGATCCTTTTCGACGCGACACGTTTCCTCTCAGGGTCTAATACCGAGCTTTGTGCCCATTAAGCTTAGTGAATGCACTGGCTGTTGCCCCGGCCACAAGCACGGAGTACATCATGTGTATATCCGAGGACAGATCCAAGTAAGGTACAAATACACGCCTGCCATTCCGAGCTGTTGGATCTGGGACGGGAGGACGTAGACAGGGAGCGCAACCAGATCAGTGCGGCATATAAATGCCACGTACCGCAAGTGAAGAACGAGAACCGAGAAGAGTATGTATGAGCAGCCCCGGCCAAGTCCATGCCATTCACGCGGTTTTCCTTTGCAGCCTGCTTGACCGCCGCCTGCCGTGCTCGACATTGCTGCCTATCCTTTCCGCAACTTCCCCCTTAGTGGCCTGCGATTCGCTCGTCGCAGACTTCTTGGGGGTAGCTCTGCTCCTTTTTGCTGGTATCTCGTCCTTTTCTGCCTTCCTCTTTTTGCTTTTCGGCATAGCGTCCTCTGCAATTGCGTCCTTTGCCCTAACAACTTTCTTGGGTTTTTCCTTCTCCAGGTCAGACTCGATGGGTTCCTCCTTGACGCCGGGAACAATGCGACCACTCTTCTTTTGTATCTCCGGCACATAGCAGCTTGTCCTCCCCCCTACTGTGAGAAAGGCCAGCTTCTCGCCGCTGGGCAAATGGCCCACTCCCCCCTTCTGACCTTTTTCCCATCGGTAGTGGAACAGCCAGTCCTCGGGAAATTGGTCAGAATCCCCGAGCTTGTCGACGGCAAATTGACAGACATGACGAATGGATTTGTAGAGCCTTGTTATCTGCTCATCGCTAAAGTCATCGCAGTATTGTTCTGGATGCAGCTTCGCCTGGTAGAGGACCTCGTCGCCTACCCAGTTGCCGATCCCGCTGATGATGGTCTGGTCAAGAATGAGCGCCTTGATTGGAACATGGCGCGAGCGCATCTTTTCTCGGAGGTAGTCCTCAGTGAAAACGTCGGTGTCAACGACCGGGTCAGTGCCGTTTTCTACGAGCGGGGAGAACTTCCTGATGCTCTCGCCCGGGCAATCCACGAGGCGCACACGGCCAAAGCGGCGGGGATCTGTGAAGGCAACCTCAACTGCCGGGTTCTCGGTTATCAGGTGGAACTTCCAGTATTTCGGGGGCCAGAGATCCATTTCTTCCGGCTTCATCTTCTTGTAATAGTTGGTATATGCGGTTCGATCCCCTTTGATGTGGATCCAGCCTACAGTGGTGTGTTAGCAATCGCAAGTATCCAGGGATCTAGGAACATGGGAGGGAGGTACCTGTCATTCCAAAATGCATCACAGGATGAGGCGGCTGATCGAGAACAAGCCTGATCAAGTTAGCTGCTTGGAACTCCGCGGTCATACGGTATCCTACCAGAAGTATTTGCCTTGTGTCCCCGCTGATAGAACTTTCTTTCCGGTGAGTGCCCTGGAGACCTCCGCTCCCGTCGTTCCGACTTTGCCAAAAACATTGTTATCCTCTACCGCAGTGGCGGTCTTGATTTTCTTCCCAACCAAGTGCAACCGCAGGTAGTGCACCACTCGAGCGACTGAATTGAGTGGTTAGCGAGGTAAACAGAACGGTCAAAGGCTCCAG contains the following coding sequences:
- a CDS encoding glycoside hydrolase family 7 protein (CAZy_ID 270035), which produces MHPNILTLVATVFVGKAAAQQVGTYTTETHPRMTWQRCSSGGSCTSVKGELVIDSNWRWVHDKNGYTNCYTANEWNSTICADNQSCAANCALDGADYSGTYGATTSGNALTLKFVTKGSYSTNICSRS